The Desulfurispira natronophila genome includes a region encoding these proteins:
- a CDS encoding HD-GYP domain-containing protein, which produces MHQSGSTNGDSHQRTFTQELAVVREQCENLGSLLQNDYQRVRRGLGIELQLNLVEPHITPLIQSYRSNPRPVLSASCFPNSRLPQQVQHSLRRTLVTIALATHINMDRPEFILEVALASYLADISMAAIPEEIINKPDKLSTDERKVLQNHPSLATKLLRSKDFPSHTLLYILHHHERHNGSGYPAGLKGSKIPFGASLVGICDTYCALTAPRCYRKADNPTQTIVTLLREKGNAHAPKLVDTLVLHLGGFPIGTVVRLSSGEVGVVHRHSPSAPTRPTVAVAQDPGGQLLTPPFLRNLEDEPDVSVARVLDSSKTRLNVLELLSVSG; this is translated from the coding sequence ATGCACCAATCCGGCTCCACCAACGGCGACAGCCACCAGCGCACCTTTACCCAGGAGCTGGCCGTGGTACGCGAGCAGTGCGAAAACCTGGGGTCGCTGCTGCAAAACGACTATCAGCGTGTGCGGCGTGGGCTGGGCATTGAGCTCCAACTCAACCTGGTGGAGCCCCACATCACCCCTCTTATCCAGAGTTACCGAAGCAATCCGCGCCCTGTCCTCAGCGCTTCCTGCTTTCCCAACTCCCGTCTGCCCCAGCAGGTGCAGCACTCGCTGCGCCGTACACTGGTAACTATCGCCCTGGCGACCCATATCAACATGGATCGGCCGGAATTTATACTGGAAGTTGCCCTGGCATCCTATCTGGCGGATATCAGCATGGCAGCTATACCGGAAGAGATTATCAACAAGCCAGACAAGCTCAGCACCGATGAACGCAAGGTGCTGCAGAACCACCCCTCCCTGGCCACCAAGCTCCTGCGATCAAAAGACTTTCCCTCCCACACCCTGCTCTACATCCTGCACCACCACGAGCGCCACAATGGCAGCGGCTATCCCGCCGGGCTCAAGGGCAGCAAGATCCCTTTTGGGGCTTCTCTGGTAGGGATTTGTGATACCTACTGTGCCCTGACCGCTCCTCGCTGCTACCGCAAGGCGGACAACCCTACCCAGACCATCGTTACTTTGCTGCGGGAAAAGGGAAATGCCCACGCTCCCAAACTGGTGGACACTTTGGTGCTGCACCTGGGAGGCTTTCCCATTGGCACCGTGGTGCGCCTTAGCAGCGGCGAGGTGGGGGTTGTGCATCGCCACAGTCCCAGCGCCCCCACTCGGCCCACCGTGGCGGTTGCCCAAGACCCGGGCGGACAGCTGCTGACACCGCCTTTTTTGCGCAATCTGGAGGATGAGCCGGATGTCTCTGTAGCGCGGGTACTTGACAGCTCAAAAACCCGCCTCAATGTCCTGGAGCTGCTGTCGGTTTCAGGATAG
- a CDS encoding NADH peroxidase, producing MKKFICTVCGYVAEGESAPDICPTCKAPASKFQEQVAGEMNWADEHRIGVAKDIDPQIIEDLRMNFTGECTEVGMYLAMSRQADREGYPEIAEAYKRIAWEEAEHAAKFAELLGEVVVADTKTNLQMRVDAEYGACSGKKDLATRAKQQNLDAIHDTVHEMCKDEARHGAAFAGLLKRHFGE from the coding sequence ATGAAAAAGTTTATCTGTACTGTTTGTGGTTATGTTGCTGAAGGCGAGAGCGCCCCTGATATCTGTCCTACCTGTAAAGCCCCAGCCAGCAAGTTTCAGGAGCAGGTTGCCGGTGAAATGAACTGGGCTGATGAGCACCGTATTGGCGTTGCCAAGGATATTGACCCCCAGATTATCGAAGACCTGCGCATGAACTTCACTGGTGAGTGCACCGAAGTTGGCATGTATCTGGCCATGAGCCGCCAGGCTGACCGCGAAGGCTACCCTGAGATTGCTGAAGCCTACAAGCGCATTGCCTGGGAAGAAGCTGAGCACGCCGCCAAGTTTGCGGAACTGCTGGGTGAAGTGGTGGTGGCTGATACCAAAACCAACCTGCAAATGCGTGTGGACGCGGAATATGGCGCCTGCAGCGGCAAGAAGGACCTGGCCACTCGTGCCAAGCAGCAGAACCTGGATGCCATCCACGACACCGTACACGAAATGTGTAAGGATGAAGCTCGCCACGGCGCAGCATTCGCTGGTTTGCTCAAGCGTCACTTCGGCGAATAA
- a CDS encoding DUF4405 domain-containing protein — protein MSTKPSTPKRFYLRAFTSLFLTFMALITILTGLLLYVVPEGKVARWAGWSFWGIDKGGWEAVHTICAFAFIIATILHIIYNWKLLLFYLKDRTTRAFTLRRELVAAVGLTVFLCWGSIALFPPFGSIMQLGDNLKDAWYEETDIQAPYGHAEQSPLRVLANRQYMDIDGIMTVLREMGIPVASTEQSLEDLQPVSGFSPMQLYDILENDPRTARSSRDLEQDHDDTEHHDRDAWDEEHRESSAPSGLGRLSLEEVSEMYDIDLHRALQELEEKGIVASRTESIRLIAERAEVSPSQLYEILAGH, from the coding sequence ATGAGCACCAAGCCTTCAACGCCGAAACGTTTTTATCTGAGAGCTTTTACCTCCCTTTTTCTCACTTTCATGGCCCTGATAACCATCCTTACCGGCCTGCTGCTCTACGTGGTGCCGGAGGGAAAAGTAGCTCGCTGGGCGGGCTGGAGTTTCTGGGGGATTGACAAAGGCGGATGGGAAGCTGTTCACACCATTTGTGCCTTTGCCTTTATTATCGCTACGATTCTGCACATTATTTACAACTGGAAGTTGCTGCTGTTCTACCTGAAGGACCGCACCACTCGCGCCTTTACCCTGCGCCGTGAACTGGTGGCGGCGGTGGGGCTTACCGTATTTCTTTGCTGGGGCAGCATCGCTCTGTTCCCACCCTTTGGCTCCATTATGCAGCTGGGTGACAACCTGAAGGATGCCTGGTACGAAGAGACTGATATTCAGGCCCCCTATGGCCACGCCGAACAGTCACCACTGCGGGTGCTGGCCAATCGGCAATATATGGATATTGATGGCATCATGACGGTACTGCGAGAGATGGGGATACCAGTTGCTTCTACCGAGCAAAGCCTCGAGGATCTCCAGCCTGTTTCCGGGTTTTCCCCCATGCAGCTCTATGACATTCTGGAAAATGATCCACGCACAGCCCGGAGCTCCCGTGATTTGGAGCAGGACCATGACGATACCGAGCACCACGATCGTGACGCATGGGATGAGGAGCACAGAGAGTCGAGCGCTCCTTCCGGACTGGGTCGCCTAAGTCTGGAGGAAGTAAGCGAGATGTACGATATTGACCTGCACCGCGCGCTGCAGGAGCTGGAGGAGAAAGGGATTGTTGCCAGCAGGACGGAGAGTATACGGCTTATCGCTGAGCGGGCTGAAGTGAGCCCCTCGCAGCTTTACGAGATCCTGGCAGGCCACTGA
- a CDS encoding FecCD family ABC transporter permease produces MAHLQHGTVPSQYTAYLKHKRLFLLVCTLLCLVLLLAALGLGPAKIPPIDIIQALLGTGDSPRNHAIVWNMRLPHALAAVIAGAGLAAAGAAMQSILRNPLGSPFTLGISQAGAFGAALVVMTLGAVGASGQALSFLNLSQSLVTTLSAFSFCLVASLVIVALARLRGATPEVMVLAGVALGALFSAGTMFLQYFADDVQLAAIVFWTFGDVGRAGWSEVGIMGAVVSVGTLYFVWNRWQYNAIDAGDETARGLGVRVGQLRIVGMLVCSAITAVIVSFLGIIGFVGLISPHIVRRFIGDDHRFLMPASCLVGAALLLAADIVARLIMAPHVIPVSVLTAFIGAPAFIYLLIRRQRR; encoded by the coding sequence ATGGCTCATCTGCAGCACGGCACAGTCCCATCGCAATATACGGCCTACCTAAAGCATAAGCGCCTTTTTCTTCTGGTTTGCACCCTCTTGTGCCTTGTGCTGTTGTTGGCAGCCCTTGGCCTGGGACCAGCGAAAATTCCTCCCATCGACATTATTCAGGCTTTGCTGGGAACAGGCGACTCCCCGCGCAATCACGCCATTGTGTGGAATATGCGTTTGCCCCATGCGCTGGCGGCTGTTATTGCAGGTGCCGGATTAGCCGCAGCAGGTGCTGCCATGCAATCCATCCTGCGCAATCCTCTGGGATCTCCTTTTACACTGGGCATTTCCCAGGCTGGAGCCTTTGGGGCTGCTTTGGTGGTTATGACTCTGGGAGCGGTCGGAGCTTCGGGCCAGGCTCTGAGTTTTCTTAACCTTTCCCAGTCACTTGTTACGACATTGAGTGCCTTTAGCTTTTGCTTGGTGGCTTCTCTCGTAATCGTGGCTCTGGCAAGACTGCGAGGAGCAACGCCGGAAGTGATGGTTCTGGCTGGTGTAGCGCTGGGAGCACTCTTTTCAGCGGGAACCATGTTTCTGCAGTATTTTGCCGATGATGTTCAGCTCGCAGCTATTGTCTTTTGGACCTTTGGTGATGTAGGCCGAGCCGGATGGAGCGAGGTTGGAATCATGGGGGCTGTCGTGAGTGTCGGCACTCTCTATTTTGTCTGGAATCGCTGGCAGTACAATGCTATTGACGCTGGAGACGAAACAGCCCGTGGACTGGGCGTAAGGGTGGGGCAGTTGCGCATTGTGGGCATGCTCGTCTGCTCAGCCATCACCGCTGTTATTGTATCTTTTCTTGGCATTATTGGCTTTGTTGGTTTGATCAGTCCCCATATTGTAAGGCGCTTTATCGGCGATGATCACCGCTTCCTCATGCCTGCCAGCTGCCTGGTTGGGGCGGCGCTGCTGCTGGCCGCTGATATAGTGGCTCGCCTGATTATGGCACCTCACGTAATCCCTGTCTCCGTGCTTACCGCATTTATTGGTGCTCCGGCATTTATTTACCTGCTGATCCGGAGGCAACGTCGATGA
- a CDS encoding iron ABC transporter substrate-binding protein produces MAHATQNRTITDAMQRQITIPSEVQHVICSGPGCLRLLTYLQAQHMIVGVDSIEVRGVDADARPYAMANPQFANYPVFGEFRGNDNPELVISLDPLPDVILKTYPEWGHDPVQLQQKTGIPVVTFNYGDLTGAQSDLYDSLRLMGKVVGKQERAEAVIAFFENTLEDVQERMATIDRPSRSACYVGGIAMRGGRGFESTMSSYTPFELLGITNLAAGSTRQPQASHAVVSQEQILAWDPACVFLDVSTSMLQPENNGLRALRKDPSYANLSAVQNNTVRGLLPFNSYTQNFGSILANVYYIGSELYPEAFHDIDPTEKADEIYRFLVGKPILGQLEQQFGGLVFQSISTSD; encoded by the coding sequence ATGGCCCATGCCACCCAAAACCGTACCATCACCGATGCCATGCAGCGCCAGATAACTATTCCCAGCGAAGTGCAGCATGTTATCTGCTCCGGTCCCGGTTGCTTGCGTTTGCTGACCTATCTACAGGCCCAACATATGATTGTGGGCGTTGACAGTATCGAGGTTCGCGGTGTCGACGCCGATGCACGTCCTTACGCCATGGCGAATCCTCAGTTTGCGAACTATCCTGTTTTTGGCGAATTTCGCGGAAACGATAACCCAGAGCTTGTTATCAGTCTTGATCCGTTGCCAGATGTCATATTAAAAACGTACCCAGAGTGGGGGCATGATCCTGTGCAGCTTCAGCAAAAGACGGGTATCCCCGTTGTTACTTTCAACTACGGTGATCTTACCGGCGCACAGTCTGACCTTTACGACTCTTTGCGTCTTATGGGCAAGGTCGTTGGAAAGCAGGAGCGTGCTGAAGCAGTAATCGCTTTTTTTGAAAACACTCTGGAGGATGTACAAGAGCGCATGGCAACGATAGACCGTCCTTCCCGTTCTGCCTGCTACGTTGGTGGAATCGCCATGCGTGGCGGGCGTGGTTTCGAATCAACCATGTCCTCATACACACCTTTTGAGTTATTGGGCATCACCAACCTGGCAGCAGGCAGTACTCGCCAGCCCCAGGCAAGCCATGCCGTGGTATCTCAAGAGCAGATTTTAGCCTGGGATCCTGCCTGTGTCTTTCTGGATGTTTCAACATCAATGCTGCAACCGGAGAATAATGGTTTGCGCGCTTTGCGCAAAGACCCTTCTTACGCCAACCTCTCGGCTGTACAGAATAATACGGTCCGCGGATTATTGCCTTTCAACTCGTATACGCAAAACTTTGGGTCCATCTTGGCCAATGTTTACTATATCGGCAGTGAACTTTACCCCGAAGCCTTCCACGATATTGACCCAACAGAGAAAGCAGACGAGATTTACCGTTTCCTGGTAGGTAAACCAATACTTGGTCAGTTGGAGCAACAGTTTGGCGGGCTGGTTTTCCAGTCCATTTCAACTTCGGACTGA
- a CDS encoding methyl-accepting chemotaxis protein yields MFQSQSIGVRTSLIIATSLALVLIIAIFLVDRSVRSSAVQQAETGIVETNSLITDMIGSLHTELRRATEQLHNVLELSFPDEEMTLFPDERRDGAPVLRHNDQVLNGYYDGMDAFTQATGAVATIFVRDGDDFVRITTSLTNQQGQRAVGTRLDRNHPAYQKLLSQQTFTGRAELFGRAYYTRYTPIVRNGQVIGSLFIGNLITEALDGVQQRILGTSVGETGYPFVFERSSMEMEIHPTLEGESIANGTDADGRRIFEEMAQQRSGVLYYNWQEPDGSVGEKIMAYDYYEPWDLIIATSTYVDELTADARALLNYLVIGGVVMALVMSGLVAWLLNYLVARPLAQVVGVAQQIAAGDFSQELHLERKDEIGQLADAFNRMAQSLSVAMQNVSQAVETVASGSQELAATANQLTHSAQEQDQSTSELAAAVSEMNSTVEQIAQNIEMTAERSQQAYDASEEGQESVAQAVNVVNQITSKVENASETVAQLGEAVGKVNEIAYVINDITEQTNLLALNAAIEAARAGDHGRGFAVVADEVRKLAERTQGSTREISERIQQLQNQAKEAVDVIHESVKLVETGNRTASEAGQKLGDITRQTGEMADMIGQVATAAQQQSATNNEIAQSVERVKDIAEQNSHAAQGIAEAAGGLSHVSDELQQLVGGFRLRDGNSENSRLPQLVESRRSK; encoded by the coding sequence ATGTTTCAGAGTCAATCTATTGGAGTTCGGACGTCCCTTATCATTGCCACCAGTCTGGCGCTGGTGCTCATTATTGCCATATTTCTGGTGGACAGATCGGTGCGCAGCAGTGCTGTGCAGCAAGCCGAAACTGGCATAGTGGAAACCAACTCCCTTATAACGGACATGATTGGCTCGCTCCACACCGAGTTGCGCCGTGCTACGGAGCAGTTGCACAACGTTCTTGAGTTGAGTTTCCCTGACGAAGAGATGACCCTTTTCCCTGACGAGCGCAGAGATGGCGCCCCAGTTTTGCGGCATAACGACCAGGTGCTTAACGGCTACTACGACGGTATGGATGCCTTTACACAGGCCACTGGCGCAGTGGCAACCATATTTGTCCGCGATGGGGATGACTTTGTGCGGATAACCACCTCTTTGACGAATCAGCAAGGTCAGCGGGCTGTGGGAACCCGCCTTGACCGTAACCACCCGGCGTACCAAAAACTCCTCAGCCAGCAGACATTTACCGGTCGTGCGGAACTGTTTGGGCGTGCCTACTACACTCGCTACACCCCAATTGTACGCAATGGGCAGGTTATCGGCTCACTCTTTATAGGCAACCTTATCACAGAAGCTCTTGATGGCGTGCAACAGCGCATTCTCGGCACATCCGTTGGTGAGACGGGCTACCCCTTTGTCTTTGAACGCAGCAGCATGGAAATGGAAATCCACCCCACCTTGGAGGGGGAAAGTATTGCCAATGGCACGGACGCTGATGGGCGCCGCATCTTCGAGGAAATGGCCCAGCAGCGCAGTGGAGTGCTTTATTACAACTGGCAGGAGCCAGATGGCTCGGTAGGCGAAAAAATAATGGCTTACGATTACTATGAGCCCTGGGATCTGATTATTGCTACATCGACGTATGTGGATGAGCTCACCGCAGATGCCCGCGCACTGCTAAACTACCTGGTTATAGGCGGAGTCGTTATGGCCCTGGTAATGAGTGGCCTGGTAGCCTGGTTGCTGAACTACCTGGTTGCGCGTCCCCTGGCTCAGGTGGTAGGGGTGGCACAGCAGATTGCAGCTGGTGATTTTAGCCAGGAGCTGCATCTTGAGCGCAAGGACGAGATTGGACAATTGGCTGACGCTTTTAATCGCATGGCCCAGTCGCTTTCCGTGGCAATGCAAAATGTCAGTCAGGCAGTAGAAACCGTCGCTTCTGGCTCCCAAGAGCTGGCGGCTACGGCAAATCAGCTGACCCACTCCGCCCAGGAGCAGGATCAGAGCACTTCTGAGCTGGCAGCAGCTGTCAGCGAAATGAACTCAACGGTTGAGCAGATTGCCCAAAATATAGAAATGACCGCTGAGCGCAGCCAGCAAGCCTATGACGCCTCCGAGGAGGGGCAGGAGTCGGTGGCACAGGCAGTAAATGTCGTGAATCAGATTACCAGCAAGGTAGAAAATGCCTCTGAGACCGTGGCCCAACTGGGCGAGGCTGTGGGCAAAGTGAATGAAATTGCCTACGTCATCAACGACATTACTGAACAGACCAACCTGCTGGCCCTGAATGCTGCTATCGAGGCGGCCCGAGCCGGGGACCATGGCCGGGGATTTGCCGTAGTAGCCGACGAGGTGCGAAAGCTGGCAGAGCGCACCCAGGGTTCCACGCGGGAAATCAGTGAACGCATACAGCAGCTGCAGAACCAGGCCAAAGAGGCGGTGGATGTTATTCACGAAAGTGTCAAACTGGTAGAGACGGGCAATCGCACGGCGAGCGAAGCCGGGCAGAAGCTTGGTGATATTACTCGGCAGACCGGAGAAATGGCTGATATGATTGGGCAAGTGGCCACAGCCGCCCAGCAGCAGTCAGCTACCAACAACGAGATAGCCCAGAGTGTAGAGCGGGTAAAAGATATCGCCGAACAGAACTCTCACGCCGCCCAGGGTATAGCGGAAGCAGCGGGAGGTCTGAGTCACGTTTCCGACGAACTGCAGCAACTTGTCGGCGGCTTCCGCTTGCGGGATGGCAACAGTGAAAACTCTCGCCTGCCCCAGTTGGTGGAGTCGCGCAGGTCAAAATAG
- a CDS encoding PAS domain S-box protein, with the protein MTVLLTASAIQAQPREVTLGVLAFRSVEYTEQRFAPLVDFLDREMEDFSLQLRALGYADLESALDRGEIDFVLTNPSHYVQLAQRDQHTSPLATMIPTHDGVPMRGFGGVIVVPADSPIQELTDLRGKTIATVSKSSLGGYQVQAYELARSGVNPDRHIRLLKTDMPHDLTIKALLAGEVDAAFARSGVLECMMKEGSLSSSAVRVLNKQQAPAFPQILSTPLYPEWPISALAHVDEAIAQQFTSALYRLPHGGETARMANIYGFTVPADYNLTANVLQELQLPPFDTPPVFTVVDVWQRWQVPILTAGSLVTILFVLLISLAVVRRRVQQEQEKSHQILESIGEGVYGVDLAGSCTFINDAALTMLGFQRTEVLGKDQHALFHHTHHDGKPYPHKDCPIHHTLQDFQPRDCSDWFVRKDGSHFPVKMIVTPLRSHDRVTGAVVSFQDMSEQHAARKALEHERLRLAGIIEGTGAGTWEWNVQTGEATFNERWAEVFGYRLSELEPVSVETWEHFVHPEDLEQSACLLQQHFDGNLEHYELETRVRHRDGHWVWVLDRGKVISWTEDGRPLMMMGTLLDITARKTTQIAIQDLTNRLQKLTDNIPGFVYQFIMRPDGTYAFPYASRHTYDIYGVRPEEVVESADKVFSVLHPDDLGKVVASIQRSAENLTLWHQVYRVNHPDGTQIWVEGIANPERLECGSVLWHGYIYNISTRVQRERELKKIDERYRLTAEALSTGVWDWDIANDIVMWDEQCYCMLDYEPNAFPVSFSVWKSLIHPDDVAVAEQEVHSQLKQGDTFITEFRYQTASGDWLWVQGKGRAVEWDEVGQPVRMLGTHMNIQQRKEAEQALVESEWRFRLFAESSDTIFWLQSQGEFLYISPAFEKLTGIPCQEICCSPERFLQPVHESYREEIKSLVSQDLCAESSESIGHICQVQVEKGTNRWFHMRAFPATGQYLGRSCTVGVAEDITEQVQHAETLSKFNEELQFQVDKEIRQRMQSELSYLTLFDKSPEGILVLDPSGRILDCNRSAADIFAKESQLIIGKLISEIGVEFFDSHGERMDVVGHLLEQILPSVTKRQELEIINGEGCRRYLQALISMLPLEEQGQFVVLLRDDTNVVQLQKEKRAQELFLVQQSKMAEIGGMIGAIAHQWKQPLNNIAMRIQMLPMDFAEKTFTADDVEDLSEQVMQSINFMGNTVNEFQDFFRAEKDEGSFDVRAAIESVIRIIAGQLKADAIAVEISSSSSALVYGRCNHFQQVILNITNNAREELIQNRSESDRKLKIDLEQSPNGDEIVIHVSDNAGGIPGNLLPSKIFEPHVSTKGDKGMGIGLSLCATIVHRMGGSIGAINTEEGARFSITLPVWHK; encoded by the coding sequence ATGACAGTGCTGCTCACTGCAAGCGCCATCCAGGCTCAGCCCAGGGAGGTTACCCTGGGGGTATTGGCTTTTCGTTCGGTTGAGTACACCGAGCAACGCTTTGCCCCACTGGTTGACTTTCTTGATCGTGAAATGGAAGACTTTTCTCTTCAGCTACGTGCCCTTGGGTACGCGGACCTTGAAAGTGCCTTGGATCGGGGCGAAATAGACTTTGTGCTCACCAACCCATCCCACTATGTGCAACTGGCTCAACGCGACCAACACACCTCACCCCTGGCCACCATGATCCCCACTCATGACGGTGTACCCATGCGAGGGTTTGGAGGGGTCATAGTCGTCCCGGCAGACAGTCCCATCCAGGAGCTGACGGACCTGCGTGGAAAAACCATTGCCACAGTTTCAAAAAGTTCGCTGGGAGGATATCAGGTTCAGGCATACGAACTGGCGCGCTCAGGCGTTAACCCGGATCGCCATATCAGGCTTCTCAAAACAGATATGCCCCACGATTTGACCATCAAGGCATTGCTGGCCGGGGAGGTAGACGCAGCTTTTGCACGCAGTGGTGTTCTGGAATGCATGATGAAAGAAGGCAGCCTTTCATCTTCTGCGGTACGGGTACTCAATAAGCAGCAGGCTCCTGCCTTCCCCCAGATACTCTCCACTCCCCTCTATCCCGAGTGGCCCATATCGGCCCTGGCTCACGTGGATGAAGCGATTGCCCAGCAATTTACCTCAGCACTCTACCGGCTGCCCCATGGGGGGGAGACGGCTCGTATGGCCAATATATACGGCTTTACCGTGCCAGCCGATTACAACTTGACAGCAAATGTTCTGCAAGAGCTTCAGCTTCCGCCATTTGACACTCCTCCGGTCTTTACCGTGGTTGATGTCTGGCAGCGTTGGCAAGTCCCAATCCTGACGGCTGGCTCGTTGGTAACCATACTTTTTGTTCTGCTCATCTCTTTGGCTGTCGTCAGGCGTCGGGTTCAGCAGGAGCAGGAAAAGAGCCATCAGATTCTTGAGAGTATTGGTGAGGGGGTTTACGGCGTTGACCTAGCGGGCAGCTGCACTTTCATTAATGATGCGGCACTGACAATGCTTGGGTTCCAGCGCACAGAGGTTCTTGGGAAAGATCAGCACGCACTCTTCCACCACACACACCACGATGGAAAACCGTACCCACACAAAGACTGCCCCATACACCATACACTGCAGGATTTTCAGCCCAGAGACTGCTCCGACTGGTTTGTTCGCAAGGATGGAAGCCACTTTCCCGTAAAGATGATCGTCACCCCATTGCGATCCCACGACAGGGTGACCGGAGCAGTTGTATCCTTTCAGGACATGAGCGAACAGCACGCCGCACGCAAGGCTCTTGAGCATGAGCGCCTTCGCCTGGCCGGCATTATCGAGGGAACAGGAGCCGGTACCTGGGAATGGAACGTGCAAACGGGTGAAGCCACTTTCAATGAGCGCTGGGCTGAAGTTTTCGGCTATCGCTTGTCTGAACTGGAGCCTGTTTCCGTAGAAACCTGGGAGCATTTTGTCCATCCAGAAGATCTTGAGCAAAGCGCCTGCTTGCTCCAGCAGCACTTTGATGGAAACCTTGAGCACTATGAGCTCGAAACTCGCGTGCGCCATCGTGATGGACACTGGGTCTGGGTTCTTGACCGGGGCAAAGTCATTTCCTGGACTGAGGATGGCAGGCCCCTGATGATGATGGGAACCTTACTTGATATTACTGCGCGTAAGACGACACAGATTGCGATCCAGGATTTAACAAACAGGCTCCAGAAGCTTACCGATAATATTCCGGGATTTGTGTATCAGTTTATTATGCGGCCAGATGGTACGTACGCCTTCCCCTATGCCAGCCGTCATACTTATGACATCTACGGCGTTCGTCCTGAAGAGGTTGTTGAAAGTGCCGATAAGGTTTTTTCTGTGTTGCATCCTGATGACTTAGGGAAAGTTGTAGCATCCATTCAACGATCTGCAGAGAACCTGACACTGTGGCACCAGGTTTACCGGGTCAATCACCCCGACGGCACACAGATCTGGGTTGAGGGCATTGCCAATCCCGAGCGCCTCGAGTGCGGTTCTGTTCTATGGCATGGGTATATCTACAATATCTCCACTCGGGTTCAACGTGAAAGAGAGCTCAAGAAAATTGATGAGCGTTACCGCCTGACAGCTGAGGCGCTATCCACGGGAGTCTGGGACTGGGATATAGCCAATGATATTGTCATGTGGGATGAACAATGCTACTGCATGCTTGATTATGAGCCAAACGCTTTCCCAGTGAGCTTTTCGGTGTGGAAAAGCTTGATTCACCCTGATGATGTAGCTGTAGCAGAGCAGGAAGTACACTCCCAATTAAAACAGGGCGACACCTTCATTACAGAGTTTCGCTACCAAACTGCGAGCGGGGACTGGCTCTGGGTCCAGGGTAAGGGCAGAGCGGTTGAGTGGGACGAGGTTGGCCAGCCTGTACGCATGCTGGGCACTCACATGAATATCCAGCAACGCAAGGAGGCCGAGCAGGCACTGGTGGAAAGTGAGTGGCGCTTTCGTCTTTTTGCTGAAAGCAGCGACACAATATTCTGGCTCCAGAGCCAAGGTGAGTTTCTCTATATCAGCCCCGCATTCGAAAAGCTGACCGGAATACCGTGTCAGGAAATTTGCTGCAGTCCTGAGCGCTTCTTGCAACCGGTACATGAAAGTTATCGCGAGGAAATAAAGTCCCTCGTCTCCCAGGACCTTTGCGCGGAGTCATCAGAGAGCATTGGTCACATTTGCCAGGTGCAGGTTGAGAAGGGGACAAATCGCTGGTTCCATATGCGTGCTTTTCCTGCTACCGGACAGTACCTTGGTCGGTCATGCACCGTTGGGGTAGCCGAGGATATTACGGAACAAGTGCAGCACGCAGAAACACTCAGTAAATTTAATGAAGAGCTGCAGTTCCAGGTAGATAAAGAAATCAGGCAGCGCATGCAGAGTGAGCTAAGCTACCTGACCCTGTTTGACAAGTCACCTGAGGGCATACTGGTGCTTGACCCCTCAGGGCGCATTCTTGACTGCAATCGCTCTGCTGCTGACATCTTTGCCAAAGAGAGTCAGCTTATCATCGGCAAGCTGATCAGCGAAATTGGCGTCGAGTTTTTTGACTCCCATGGAGAGCGTATGGATGTGGTTGGGCATCTGTTGGAACAAATTCTTCCCAGTGTGACCAAGCGGCAGGAGCTGGAGATAATTAATGGCGAGGGGTGTCGCCGCTACCTGCAGGCGCTGATTTCCATGCTGCCGCTGGAGGAGCAGGGTCAATTCGTGGTCCTGCTGCGTGACGACACCAACGTGGTGCAGCTACAAAAAGAAAAACGCGCGCAGGAGCTTTTCCTGGTCCAGCAATCCAAGATGGCTGAGATTGGTGGTATGATAGGCGCCATAGCTCACCAGTGGAAGCAGCCGCTGAATAACATTGCCATGCGGATCCAGATGCTCCCGATGGACTTTGCCGAGAAGACCTTTACGGCTGATGACGTTGAGGACCTGTCCGAGCAGGTAATGCAAAGCATCAACTTTATGGGCAATACGGTGAATGAGTTTCAGGACTTCTTCAGGGCGGAAAAAGATGAAGGCAGTTTTGATGTGCGAGCGGCAATCGAGTCCGTTATTCGCATTATCGCTGGCCAGTTAAAGGCAGATGCTATTGCGGTTGAGATCTCTTCATCAAGCTCAGCGCTTGTCTATGGGAGATGCAATCATTTTCAGCAAGTAATTCTCAATATCACCAACAATGCACGCGAAGAACTTATTCAAAATCGCTCAGAGAGTGATCGCAAGCTTAAGATCGACCTGGAGCAATCACCAAATGGCGATGAGATAGTGATTCATGTAAGTGATAATGCTGGTGGCATCCCTGGGAATCTTCTACCAAGCAAGATATTTGAGCCACACGTGTCAACAAAGGGCGACAAGGGAATGGGGATTGGTCTGTCCCTTTGCGCTACGATTGTGCACAGGATGGGGGGAAGTATAGGAGCGATTAACACTGAAGAGGGGGCCCGTTTCAGCATCACTCTTCCCGTGTGGCACAAGTAG